The genomic region AAACACGGAAATAGGACCACTGCCTGCTCCGTAATTGACCGCCGCGGCAAACGAGCCGTCGCCGTTATTCTTCAGGATGGAGACATTGTGAGAGGATTCATTTGCGACGGCGAGGTCCTGGTCGCTGTCGCCATCAAGGTCAGCCGAAAAGACGGATTTGGGGTTAGTTCCGGCTCCGTAATTGACCGCCGCGGCAAAGGTGCCGTCTCCGTTGTTCTTAAGGATGGAGACGTTGTGAGACCAGTAATTTGCCACAGCCAAATCCTGGTCGTTATCGCCGTCCAGGTCAGCAGCAAAGACGGAATAAGGAGTTGCTCCTGCTCCATAATTTACCGGGACGGCAAATGTACCGTCACCGTTATTCTTCAATACAGAAAGAGTGGGCATGTATTCAGGAAACGCTCCATAATTTGCCACCGCCAGATCCATGTCGCTGTCACCGTCAAGGTCAGCGGAAAACACGGAAATAGGACCACTGCCTGCTCCGTAATTGACCGCCGCGGCAAACGAGCCGTCGCCGTTATTCTTCAGGATGGAGACATTGCCAAGGGAATCATTTGCCACGGCCAAATCCATGTCGCTGTCACCGTCTAAATCAGCTGCAAAGACGGATCTAGGATTAAACCCGGCCCGATAATCGATGCGGGCGTAGAAGAGGGGATCAAATGCGAAAGCACCAACCCATGGAAACGAGATCAAGATAAATGTTACTATTAACATTAATCTGAACATAGCACCTCCCAAAGTGACCATTATGTAAAGGATTTGAACATCAATGCTAAGCTAAATTGAGCCATCCAATTCTCCACTCTCAGTCAGATTGTTAAATGGCTAATTGACTCGGACCAATCGGGCCGTGCTCAAACCCGTAACTCAAGATACCCCATTCTCCGAATCTGTCAAGTAATCTCGGACAATCCAGGCGATTTATTAATGAGACCCCCCACACTCATGGCCGGCAGTTGCGGCAGGGGGAATACCCCTCCCGGAACGCCTCTTCACGAGCGCCAAACCGCAGAAGCTCCTCAGGGTCGCTTTTCCGCAGCGACCGGCAATGGGGACGGTGAAACCGCAGGCTCCCCTTTATCGCCAGATAGAATTCTTCGGGACGTCGCTCAAGCGACCAGACCCCCCGACCGGCCCTCATCGCCTCCTCCTGCGCCGCCAGCAGCCGGTCTATCGCCTGCCGGTCGGAGAGGTTGTCCTCAAATAAATAGATAGTCGCCAGCCCCTGGCGAAGCATCTCCCGGTTGACCCAGAGCGAGTCGGTTATAAAATGTCCCAGCAGACGTCCATACCCGTCACGCTTCCGCTGCCCATATTGAATTTCACCGCTTTTTCCCAGCGCCAGAGACGATAGATAGGCGGTCGCCGAATCATAAAACGGCTCCCCCTTTTCCGGGGTATCGATTGCCAGAAGCCGCAGAAGGTCGCCCCCCTGAAGCTCCATCGTGTCGCCGTCGATTATCTTGACCGCCCGAAAGCGGTCGCCGGCGGTGCGGTCGGGACCGATCTCGGCGACAAACCGCACCAGAAGCAGCAGCAGGATGAAGAAAAGAACGAGGTATCGCTTTTTGGGTATCCGCATAGTCTGATACCTAATCTATCTATTTGAGGTCGCCGACGCCAAAAAAAACTGAGCGGTATGCGGGCGAGGGGAACCGGTCAGGAAATCCGGCTGGGAGCGGGCCTGACGGCGCGCTTGCGACGATAACCATGCCCCGCCTTG from Candidatus Zixiibacteriota bacterium harbors:
- a CDS encoding thermonuclease family protein; this encodes MRIPKKRYLVLFFILLLLLVRFVAEIGPDRTAGDRFRAVKIIDGDTMELQGGDLLRLLAIDTPEKGEPFYDSATAYLSSLALGKSGEIQYGQRKRDGYGRLLGHFITDSLWVNREMLRQGLATIYLFEDNLSDRQAIDRLLAAQEEAMRAGRGVWSLERRPEEFYLAIKGSLRFHRPHCRSLRKSDPEELLRFGAREEAFREGYSPCRNCRP